In Halichondria panicea chromosome 13, odHalPani1.1, whole genome shotgun sequence, one genomic interval encodes:
- the LOC135345962 gene encoding protein cereblon-like isoform X5, protein MDLMRQLFGRAGDSGESDEDQPVMEATGSSEEMKTHLLLEKALLVRLQLLILVGKAVERLTFLYLLSICTWERWRKRPQPIWRTRRPHQPCPFSVFQTECSSLKKHYPCISTTLIPSPQVIQMLRDASTRKKTVAVCTDLHLGDRLGGMRRPTQDELAALGTTAEIVAFREEESEYYYGPCFVVRLLGKQRFRLLKVDRRVNGLLEGHVKILPEIELPPHSSDVYACPAHIRDSCHAKQLIARTPGCSLHTRAQLELCINRLQSVRLSGSVCSVPTWVFRFYDTDHLREVLMKEQELKTFVKSDKASTRLPENIISLSYWLARRLPINEPSKLLLLSINCPTQRVIKGLQILKEFTKLHCSNCDTDLGLKEDIFSMSVDGPLAAYVNPGGYVHDTLTLTKAVHLNVQGGPSSDHSWFPGSRSSWQNHLFLEGLILEESS, encoded by the exons ATGGACCTCATGCGACAGTTGTTTGGTCGTGCTGGTGACAGTGGGGAAAGTGATGAAGATCAGCCCGTCATGGAAGCAACCGGCAGCTCAGAAG AGATGAAGACACACCTACTATTGGAGAAGGCACTGCTAGTGAGGTTGCAGCTGTTGATACTGGTGGGGAAAGCGGTGGAACGTTTGACATTTCTCTACCTGCTCAGCatctg TACCTGGGAGAGATGGAGGAAGAGGCCCCAGCCAATATGGAGGACGAGGAGACCACACCAACCATGCCCCTTCTCTGTATTCCAAACAGAGTGCTCTTCCCTGAAGAAACACTACCCATGCATATCAACGACCCTCAT CCCCTCTCCACAGGTGATTCAGATGTTGAGAGACGCTAGCACTCGTAAGAAGACAGTGGCAGTGTGCACTGACTTGCACCTCGGGGACAGGCTAGGGGGGATGAGACGACCCACACAG GACGAGTTGGCTGCTTTGGGGACCACTGCTGAGATTGTGGCATTCCGCGAGGAGGAGTCAGAATACTATTATGGTCCATGCTTTGTAGTCAGGCTCCTGGGGAAACAACGGTTTAGACTACTGAAGGTGGACAGGAGGGTGAATGG GTTGCTTGAAGGGCATGTAAAGATCCTACCTGAAATAGAGCTTCCCCCTCATTCAAGTGATGTATACGCTTGCCCTGCCCACATCCGTGACAGTTGCCATGCAAAACAACTGATCGCTAGGACACCAGGATGTTCACTTCACACACGAGCACAGTTAGAGCTGTGTATAAATCGATTGCAG agtgTAAGGCTATCTGGTTCTGTATGCTCTGTTCCTACCTGGGTCTTCAGATTTTATGATACC GATCATCTTCGTGAAGTTCTGATGAAGGAACAGGAGTTGAAGACATTTGTAAAAAGTGACAAGGCCTCCACAAGACTACCTGAAAACATCATTA GCTTGTCCTATTGGTTGGCTCGCCGACTGCCTATCAATGAACCAAGTAAACTGCTCCTTCTCTCCATCAACTGCCCCACTCAGAGAGTAATCAAAGGTCTTCAGATTCTTAAG GAATTCACAAAGCTGCACTGTTCAAACTGTGACACTGATCTGGGTCTGAAGGAGGACATCTTCAGCATGTCAGTAGACGGCCCTCTAGCTGCCTACGTCAACCCGGGGGGCTACGTCCATGACACCCTCACTCTCACCAAGGCTGTCCACCTCAACGTACAAGGGGGGCCCTCCAGTGACCACTCTTGGTTTCCCGG
- the LOC135345962 gene encoding protein cereblon-like isoform X6: protein MDLMRQLFGRAGDSGESDEDQPVMEATGSSEEMKTHLLLEKALLVRLQLLILVGKAVERLTFLYLLSICTWERWRKRPQPIWRTRRPHQPCPFSVFQTECSSLKKHYPCISTTLIPSPQVIQMLRDASTRKKTVAVCTDLHLGDRLGGMRRPTQDELAALGTTAEIVAFREEESEYYYGPCFVVRLLGKQRFRLLKVDRRVNGLLEGHVKILPEIELPPHSSDVYACPAHIRDSCHAKQLIARTPGCSLHTRAQLELCINRLQSVRLSGSVCSVPTWVFRFYDTDHLREVLMKEQELKTFVKSDKASTRLPENIISLSYWLARRLPINEPSKLLLLSINCPTQRVIKGLQILKEFTKLHCSNCDTDLGLKEDIFSMSVDGPLAAYVNPGGYVHDTLTLTKAVHLNVQGGPSSDHSWFPGYYIH, encoded by the exons ATGGACCTCATGCGACAGTTGTTTGGTCGTGCTGGTGACAGTGGGGAAAGTGATGAAGATCAGCCCGTCATGGAAGCAACCGGCAGCTCAGAAG AGATGAAGACACACCTACTATTGGAGAAGGCACTGCTAGTGAGGTTGCAGCTGTTGATACTGGTGGGGAAAGCGGTGGAACGTTTGACATTTCTCTACCTGCTCAGCatctg TACCTGGGAGAGATGGAGGAAGAGGCCCCAGCCAATATGGAGGACGAGGAGACCACACCAACCATGCCCCTTCTCTGTATTCCAAACAGAGTGCTCTTCCCTGAAGAAACACTACCCATGCATATCAACGACCCTCAT CCCCTCTCCACAGGTGATTCAGATGTTGAGAGACGCTAGCACTCGTAAGAAGACAGTGGCAGTGTGCACTGACTTGCACCTCGGGGACAGGCTAGGGGGGATGAGACGACCCACACAG GACGAGTTGGCTGCTTTGGGGACCACTGCTGAGATTGTGGCATTCCGCGAGGAGGAGTCAGAATACTATTATGGTCCATGCTTTGTAGTCAGGCTCCTGGGGAAACAACGGTTTAGACTACTGAAGGTGGACAGGAGGGTGAATGG GTTGCTTGAAGGGCATGTAAAGATCCTACCTGAAATAGAGCTTCCCCCTCATTCAAGTGATGTATACGCTTGCCCTGCCCACATCCGTGACAGTTGCCATGCAAAACAACTGATCGCTAGGACACCAGGATGTTCACTTCACACACGAGCACAGTTAGAGCTGTGTATAAATCGATTGCAG agtgTAAGGCTATCTGGTTCTGTATGCTCTGTTCCTACCTGGGTCTTCAGATTTTATGATACC GATCATCTTCGTGAAGTTCTGATGAAGGAACAGGAGTTGAAGACATTTGTAAAAAGTGACAAGGCCTCCACAAGACTACCTGAAAACATCATTA GCTTGTCCTATTGGTTGGCTCGCCGACTGCCTATCAATGAACCAAGTAAACTGCTCCTTCTCTCCATCAACTGCCCCACTCAGAGAGTAATCAAAGGTCTTCAGATTCTTAAG GAATTCACAAAGCTGCACTGTTCAAACTGTGACACTGATCTGGGTCTGAAGGAGGACATCTTCAGCATGTCAGTAGACGGCCCTCTAGCTGCCTACGTCAACCCGGGGGGCTACGTCCATGACACCCTCACTCTCACCAAGGCTGTCCACCTCAACGTACAAGGGGGGCCCTCCAGTGACCACTCTTGGTTTCCCGG
- the LOC135345962 gene encoding protein cereblon-like isoform X3: MDLMRQLFGRAGDSGESDEDQPVMEATGSSEEMKTHLLLEKALLVRLQLLILVGKAVERLTFLYLLSICTWERWRKRPQPIWRTRRPHQPCPFSVFQTECSSLKKHYPCISTTLIPSPQVIQMLRDASTRKKTVAVCTDLHLGDRLGGMRRPTQDELAALGTTAEIVAFREEESEYYYGPCFVVRLLGKQRFRLLKVDRRVNGLLEGHVKILPEIELPPHSSDVYACPAHIRDSCHAKQLIARTPGCSLHTRAQLELCINRLQSVRLSGSVCSVPTWVFRFYDTDHLREVLMKEQELKTFVKSDKASTRLPENIISLSYWLARRLPINEPSKLLLLSINCPTQRVIKGLQILKEFTKLHCSNCDTDLGLKEDIFSMSVDGPLAAYVNPGGYVHDTLTLTKAVHLNVQGGPSSDHSWFPGSRSSWQNHLFLEGLILYTLNYRSWKNLLEVLIPMDDCEL, encoded by the exons ATGGACCTCATGCGACAGTTGTTTGGTCGTGCTGGTGACAGTGGGGAAAGTGATGAAGATCAGCCCGTCATGGAAGCAACCGGCAGCTCAGAAG AGATGAAGACACACCTACTATTGGAGAAGGCACTGCTAGTGAGGTTGCAGCTGTTGATACTGGTGGGGAAAGCGGTGGAACGTTTGACATTTCTCTACCTGCTCAGCatctg TACCTGGGAGAGATGGAGGAAGAGGCCCCAGCCAATATGGAGGACGAGGAGACCACACCAACCATGCCCCTTCTCTGTATTCCAAACAGAGTGCTCTTCCCTGAAGAAACACTACCCATGCATATCAACGACCCTCAT CCCCTCTCCACAGGTGATTCAGATGTTGAGAGACGCTAGCACTCGTAAGAAGACAGTGGCAGTGTGCACTGACTTGCACCTCGGGGACAGGCTAGGGGGGATGAGACGACCCACACAG GACGAGTTGGCTGCTTTGGGGACCACTGCTGAGATTGTGGCATTCCGCGAGGAGGAGTCAGAATACTATTATGGTCCATGCTTTGTAGTCAGGCTCCTGGGGAAACAACGGTTTAGACTACTGAAGGTGGACAGGAGGGTGAATGG GTTGCTTGAAGGGCATGTAAAGATCCTACCTGAAATAGAGCTTCCCCCTCATTCAAGTGATGTATACGCTTGCCCTGCCCACATCCGTGACAGTTGCCATGCAAAACAACTGATCGCTAGGACACCAGGATGTTCACTTCACACACGAGCACAGTTAGAGCTGTGTATAAATCGATTGCAG agtgTAAGGCTATCTGGTTCTGTATGCTCTGTTCCTACCTGGGTCTTCAGATTTTATGATACC GATCATCTTCGTGAAGTTCTGATGAAGGAACAGGAGTTGAAGACATTTGTAAAAAGTGACAAGGCCTCCACAAGACTACCTGAAAACATCATTA GCTTGTCCTATTGGTTGGCTCGCCGACTGCCTATCAATGAACCAAGTAAACTGCTCCTTCTCTCCATCAACTGCCCCACTCAGAGAGTAATCAAAGGTCTTCAGATTCTTAAG GAATTCACAAAGCTGCACTGTTCAAACTGTGACACTGATCTGGGTCTGAAGGAGGACATCTTCAGCATGTCAGTAGACGGCCCTCTAGCTGCCTACGTCAACCCGGGGGGCTACGTCCATGACACCCTCACTCTCACCAAGGCTGTCCACCTCAACGTACAAGGGGGGCCCTCCAGTGACCACTCTTGGTTTCCCGG